The Mucilaginibacter sp. PAMB04168 genome contains the following window.
CGATGTTTATGGAAAGCCTACTTTTAAAATAAGTAAAAGTTTTTTTCATAATTAATGCCTGTAGTACTTGTTCCTGTTGTGTTTGGAGCGCTTAGTTTGCGTGTATTTACTTTCAGGCAAAAGTTGAAAAAGGCTGTTAAGGGAATGTTAAAAGTGCGTGATGGTTACATTACCATTTTGGCAATGATTTGTAACATATTTGAGATAAGAAGAATATTTTGAAGGAATAATTTTGATATCTGATAAATACCGAAGCAACGAAACAACTTGCAGCTATTTCTTATAAGGCAATCTTAACAGGAAGTAAAAACAGGTTTAACCGTTTTATAACCCTGCTTTAACTTAAACTAAAATTTATTTGAACTTTACTTTCTGCCTGCGGTATAATTTTCTGATTTTCGCGATCGTTTTAAGTGTGTATATCGAATTATGAAGTTACTGTATAAAAGTATGTTAGCTGGGGCAATGGTCCTGGGGTTGTTTTCGTCCTGCTCTCACTCCAAAAAAAATAGCGTTGCACACAACGATAAGCCTTTTGAGCCGCAAAAACTTTTAAAGTACAATCCTAAAGATGCTGACAAAGAAATTGATGCTTTTATGCAGCACCTGCACCAAAAAAGCGCATTTAATGGCAATGTGCTGGTAGCTAAAAAAGGAAAGATCATTTATGAAGGCGCATTTGGCTGGGCTAATCATCTCACACGCGACAGCCTTAAACTAGATTCGAAATTTGAACTGGCATCCGTATCCAAAACCATGACCGGCACTGCGATAATGCAGTTGTGGGAGCAAGGCAAAATAAAGCTCGACCAGGACGTTCGGGACTTTTTTCCGAACTTTCCTTATCAGGGTGTTACTATACGCCTGCTGCTTACCCACCGCTCGGGCATGATGAACTATGTTTACTTTGTGGATGGTTTGTACCGCTCACAGCACTTAAACCAGCAAAAAGGCATCACCAACAGAGAGGTTATGGACCTGATTGCACAATATAAACCTGCACCGTTTAATCAACCCAATAAGCGCTTCTTATACAACAACTCCAACTACATGGTATTGGGGTCTATTATTGAGAAAGTAACCGGCATGCCCTATGCTCAATATATGCAGCAAAACGTATTTAAACCCGCAGGCATGACCCATACGGCTGTATACTCCAAAGCTACCTATGATAAAATACCGGTTGACGTGGTTGGACATGACCGCAACAGCTGGCGCTACTCGGTTGCCCAAAACTTTTTAGATGGGCCCGTAGGTGATAAAGGCATTTACAGCACCATTGGCGATTTGTACCTGTTTGACCAGGCGCTGAAAGCCGGCCGCTTAATCAAACCAGCCACGCAGGATTCGGCCTATACAGGTCGTAATCCGGCTATTCGCGGTCATTTTAATTATGGTTACGGCTGGCGTATTTTTGAAGGGCCTAACGAGAAGGTGGTATATCATACCGGCTGGTGGCATGGTTTCAGGCACATTTTTTTACGCGATATGAAAAACGATGTGACCATTGTTTTGTTAGGTAACTTAGTAAACGGCAGCTTGCTGCACCTGGACGATTTGTATAAAATGACCGGCATGCCCGTGGTTCGCAAGGGCGCCTACCGTGGTACCGGCGAAACAGCCGATGACTAAGTGGGTTACAAGTTGCAGAGCTATTTGCTTGGTACGCTTACCTACCTACCGATACAGCCACAATTTAGCTATCATTAACGGAATAACTTAATAAGTACATTATGTTCGATAAACTATTTGAAGCACAGCAAAAAGCAGGCGAAGTTAAAAAACGCCTGGATGCTATTACTGTAACTGGCACCGCTGAGGGTGGAAAAATTACGGTGTCAGCCAATGGCAATAAGGTTTTGCAA
Protein-coding sequences here:
- a CDS encoding serine hydrolase domain-containing protein; translation: MKLLYKSMLAGAMVLGLFSSCSHSKKNSVAHNDKPFEPQKLLKYNPKDADKEIDAFMQHLHQKSAFNGNVLVAKKGKIIYEGAFGWANHLTRDSLKLDSKFELASVSKTMTGTAIMQLWEQGKIKLDQDVRDFFPNFPYQGVTIRLLLTHRSGMMNYVYFVDGLYRSQHLNQQKGITNREVMDLIAQYKPAPFNQPNKRFLYNNSNYMVLGSIIEKVTGMPYAQYMQQNVFKPAGMTHTAVYSKATYDKIPVDVVGHDRNSWRYSVAQNFLDGPVGDKGIYSTIGDLYLFDQALKAGRLIKPATQDSAYTGRNPAIRGHFNYGYGWRIFEGPNEKVVYHTGWWHGFRHIFLRDMKNDVTIVLLGNLVNGSLLHLDDLYKMTGMPVVRKGAYRGTGETADD